A region from the Equus asinus isolate D_3611 breed Donkey chromosome 3, EquAss-T2T_v2, whole genome shotgun sequence genome encodes:
- the ATP5ME gene encoding ATP synthase subunit e, mitochondrial: MVPPVQVSPLIKLGRYSALFLGVAYGAKRYSYLKPRAEEERRIAAEEKKKQDELKRIERELAEAQEDTILK; encoded by the exons ATGGTGCCCCCGGTTCAGGTCTCTCCGCTCATCAAG CTCGGCCGCTACTCCGCCCTGTTTCTCGGCGTTGCCTACGGAGCCAAGCGCTACA GTTACCTGAAACCTCGGGCAGAAGAGGAAAGGCGGATAGCagctgaggagaagaagaagcagGATGAGCTGAAGCGGATCGAGAGAGAATTGGCAGAAG CCCAAGAGGACACCATCCTGAAGTGA
- the MYL5 gene encoding LOW QUALITY PROTEIN: myosin light chain 5 (The sequence of the model RefSeq protein was modified relative to this genomic sequence to represent the inferred CDS: inserted 2 bases in 1 codon) produces the protein MRRRRRADVGRRPLADGVGGGGSCARPLVGDVTGRARGPRGALRDQLRMRLGRAARAGCGAVRRYPLVIVPAPQQSESFLTPEASLAERAGVFWEDRPASRKTKKEEGGPXRSSSNIFSNFEQTQIQEFNEEFTLMDQNQDGFIDKEDLKATYASLGKINVKDKELDTMLKEALGPINFTMFLNMFGEKLSGTDMEEIILNAFKMLDPDGKSGVNKDYMERLLMSQADKTTAEEVDQTFQLATMDATGNLHYKALSYVTPTG, from the exons ATGCGCCGTCGGCGGCGAGCGGACGTGGGGCGGCGCCCCCTGGCGGAcggggtcgggggcggggggagctGCGCGCGCCCGCTTGTGGGTGACGTCACCGGGCGCGCCAGAGGTCCGAGGGGCGCGCTTCGCGATCAGCTGCGCATGCGCCTTGGCCGGGCGGCACGGGCAGGCTGCGGGGCTGTGCGTCG CTACCCCCTAGTCATTGTCCCAGCCCCCCAGCAGAGCGAGAGCTTCCTCACCCCAGAAGCTTCTCTGGCAGAGAGGGCTGGGGTCTTCTGGGAGGACCGCCCA GCCAGCAGGAAGACCAAGAAGGAAGAGGGGGGCCC TCGATCGTCTTCCAACATCTTTTCCAACTTTGAGCAGACCCAGATCCAGGAGTTTAATGAG GAGTTCACACTAATGGATCAGAACCAAGATGGCTTCATTGACAAGGAGGACCTGAAGGCCACCTACGCTTCCCTGG GCAAAATCAACGTCAAGGACAAAGAACTGGACACTATGCTCAAGGAGGCCTTAGGGCCCATCAACTTCACCATGTTCCTGAACATGTTTGGGGAGAAGCTGAGTG GTACTGATATGGAGGAGATCATCCTAAATGCCTTCAAGATGCTGGACCCCGATGGCAAGAGCGGCGTCAACAAGGACTA CATGGAGCGGCTGCTGATGTCGCAAGCTGACAAGACGACCGCTGAGGAG GTGGACCAGACGTTCCAGTTGGCGACCATGGATGCCACAGGCAACCTGCACTACAAGGCCCTGAGCTACGTGACCCCCACGGGGTAA